The window CTGCTGTCTGGAACAAAGGCCTCTGCTCTCCTGGCACACAAGGGGTTAAGGTGCGCGAACGCCCGAGTTGGCGTTGGAGGTATTTCACGCGCAGTGATTAACGATATTGATTGACGAAACATGCGGAATTGTAATGTTTTACTACCAAGGAGGAACAAAGAGCCGGGCTCTCCTCCTCTAACTGATCAGCAGTGGCGCTGAAATAATGTAATTAACTACAGTAAAGGCTTTGCGCGCGGAACGACCCGAATCATTAACTACTAACTActtgttttaagaaaatgaaaagtgcCTGAATCCACAAGCGCCTAAATGATGATTGAGGTCGACAAAGCGCCTGCCCGCAAGAAAACAAGTCTGTCCAAATGTGGCTCAGAAGAAAGGGGAGTCCGCTTTCAACCTGATCACAAACTTGGTTTTGAAGGGAGAGTGCCCCGCCCTCCTGGTCCTTATAACCAGAAAGCCTGTTTGCAGGACGCTCAAACATAACAGGAACACCGGAGACCACATCGACGTGCATGAACCAGTCCTGGAGACGAACTCTGGCTACAAAGACTTTACGGATTACGCTGGTTGTTTCGCCTTTTTGATCGCAAGCAGAACGACCAGAAGTGGCCATGGATTTTCTGAATCACAACTATTTGAACGCGCGCAGCCCATATGACTATACTTTTAATTTCTGGAACGACTATCTCGGGCTGACGACGTTGGTTACGAAGAATAATAAGCTCAGCATGCCCCAGAACCCCAACTCCATCACCGAGTCCCTGAAAGCGACCCTGGGCTTGGACGATTCCCCGGCGTGTCCGTGCGTAATCGCGGGCGGCGTTGGAGAGAGCGGGCACATGGACTGCTGCTGCCCGTCCGGGAGCCCCCCGCCGGCCTCCATCCTGGACTTGAAGGAGCGTTTCTCGATACTGAGCCCCTTCCAGAACCAGCTCGGCGTCCAGCCGGAGCGAGAGGTGGGCTTCGGGGGGAGCTTCGCGGGGTTCGATCTGTTCGGCATGGAGAGGAAGATGCGCAAACCCGCTTCTCGAAGCAAGCAGGAGCCCAAAATCTGCGTCTTCTGCCGAAATAACGGAGCTCCCGAGGAGGTGTACGGCTCTCACGTCCTGAAGACTCCGGACGGGAGGGTCGTGTGCCCGATCCTGAGGGCTTACACTTGTCCCCTGTGCAGTGCCAACGGGGACAATGCCCACACGATAAAATACTGTCCACTGTCAAAAGACCAGCCATCCCAGCGACCACTGAAGGGAGGGCGGGCTGTGGGTGGTAAGAGGATGAAGATATTCTGAGCAGACATGACTGTAAAGTAAAATGAATTGCACTGAACAATTTCCAGATGACTGTTTTGATTTCGGCTCGAGCCTTTATCCAgtttcataaacacacattgatttgatcttttcttttctctctaaGATCTCTTATATTTTTATAGTTCTTTTATCCACATAGAATAATTTTATGCTTTATACattggatttatttttcttgctaGTTTGTAGTCATTTGAGCGTGTGCATATAAAGACATGTATCAATAATCACAACACAGTGTGAATAAAGTATTTTGGTCATGTAgggaaacacactgacattgGCTAAAGGGGATGAATGTCATATTTCTACCAAGTATTTTTGTACGGTGAGCTAAGCTCGCcatgatcttttcttttctcgtcTTAGAAAACCAAAGTTATGTTTGCCATTAAAGAAGCTGAAGAATGTGTCATTGATGAGTACTTGTGTCTGACTGGAGGAGCAACTCTTCATCCATCTGCCTGCCCAAAAAAACTCCACAACATATTTTCCAACTTGCTCCTAAAGTTGACATTCAATCTGCaggcaggaagaaaaaaagaaaaaacagacaatgtGGCCTCTGTTTGGAGCTCATGTTCTCCGGGGAACATTATAATCAATTGTTGCCAAGCCAAACCTCTTTCTCCAATCCTATGTGATGAGATCTGACTCCAGCGGTCAGAAATGAGAGATAGCCGACATTTTCTTATGTTTACATTCCCAAATAAGGGCGACACACTGGATTTCTTTCTCCGtcaggtctctctctctttctctctcggcCTCTGGTGTTTGATTGTTTCGGTTCTGCCTGACAGTGTTTTCACCAGAGAGCCTCTTCATGGGCAGTCTGCTCTGTGACATCCTGTCGCTCCCAGTGTGGGGCTGAAAAATAGCAAAATGAATGTTAGTCAGCAACAACATGTTGTCCCgtaatttctttttctgaagaatcccaaaaaaaagatgcaaaaatgtGGTGAATGTATGATGAAAGTGTCACTTGCAGGACTGCACATGTCTGACAGTTTTGTTTACCAAAGGAATTCATTGCAttgaagaaagaagagagattTGCTGTATTgtatataaagtgatgtttattcaGTATTTTAACATTACAAGTGACTTCAGAGGGCGCTACCTCAACAGGATTTTGTACTTACATGTAAAATGTCAACAGCAGTTTATTGATATAGTGCTGCCATTTATAATAAGGGTTTTGATAGTATTTTTGATCTTTGTATAACataattgtattttcattttgttgcatTTAACATGACGGAAGTGAATTTCCAAGAAGCTATAAGCATTGCTCACCAAAAGGTGATTGTCTGTACATAATGATTATTCCCATACTTTGGAAAGTTTAGTTGTTCGATGTGACATCCTGGAGAGTGTGCGACAGAGTGCAGAGTGCACGGCGGACAGAAATGTGCCACTTTTAACAGAGGTTTTTGATTAAATGAAtaatagaaaaagaaacactgttgaactttgttatttatattttaccaCAATTTTCCTGTATGCTGCTGTGCAGAATAACAACATATGAATCCACTAGAGAAATAAAAACTTATCAAATACGTGGATCTACGTGGTCGTGTTCTTCAGCTGGTTCATGAGCCGCTTTAAAGGAGCTCTGTGAACAGTTCAGCTCCACTGACTCAACAAACAAgctgaacttaaaggacaacacaacttcacactgttctactttgtttatgtgtggcagaccccgccacctttctagcttcaaacagtgttctgggacgtagttctcctctgagaacagctggtttattcactTGAATTCACTTCAAATGAATATGTccaagtttgttttattacctcattattacTGGAAATATTAAAGATCTGAGTTACTTCTCCAAAACTCCAAGGTACCTCTTTAAGCAGAAACGTTCGCAGGAGTCTAAAATGAAGAGATTTAGTGATTTGAAAGTGAGCTGATTAAATCAAACACGTTGACGGGAACGTCCCTGCTTTCTCTAATCGGCCTGCCAACTGACTTAAATCACTCACTGTTGAGCCCTCGtgcacacaacaacacattcaACAGAGAAAAACGTCCCTTTAACCTTTTGCTTTTGGACAAACTCAAACTGATCTGCTGCTCTGGCATCTCAAAGATTTGTCTCTGAAGGACAAACACAGTGCCACGGTTGTTTAGGGAGGTCTGCCCACACAAGAATGTCTTGGCTTATGCCTCGCCATTCAAATGGATCATGTTTGCACTGAAGTGGATTGAATAGCTGGCCCTCCCGGCCTTCTCCGCCTGCCATCTGTGGAATGGCTGCTGCGGACATATTAAGGGGGCTCGAAACAGGCAGCAAGCTTTGCTGCTGCGTCttgttttttggaaaaagtCAGAGCAATGCACAGTTGTGCAGCTGTGAGAGCTTACCGCAGCAATGAGGGAACAATAAATAGAGATAAACCAGGATGAGTTCATGAATGACTTTACTGTCTCAGCAGCACAACAACCCCAGACATTCATAATTGTGGCTGATGCTGAGCGTACAGTACAAGAACACATCAAGTCGACTGTACGTACGTACATCAGCCCGAGGCATCCGGCTGCTGTCATCCACACCTAGGctgttcctccctccctccatccctccctccctccatcccccctcctctgtcttcatgCATCTCTCCAGCTGAGGCAGCAGCATTAAAAATGGATGACTACTAAGTGCAACAGGGATTTATCTCAGTTAGAACAGTGGTGAAAAAGCCTGGCGGGCTAGTATTTCATGCAAACACAGTCAGCTAACAGGTCTTATTCCCTCTACGCTGCAGCCTCCATTAGCCACTCAGCAGACTGGGCCCATATAATCTATTTAGTTGCACCATTTATGAGATATGTATCTTTCATGATCATATACTATGTCTTAGCTGGCTGTTTGTGATGCAATATACATGATGTGTACACAACAAGTCTCTCTGCAGAGCTTGACAGAAGAGCAATGTGTGTTTCATGGTGAGCTGTGAGACAGGAACTTCAGCCACGAGCTGTAAGTTCACAGACAGAAGAGATGAGTGAGGAAAGTGTTTTAATCGAAGGGCAGCGCTGACGCTCAGGTGTCCACTCCAGGTAGTTATCACCAAGAATGAAGCTCCAGGATTCCCTCCGGCAGCTGATTAACATTTAGCTCGTGCTCTGCAGCATTAGTTAGTCTTTGCTGTTAATGTGATTTAGAGGATTCATTAATTCTCAACATCTCGGTGGCTACGCTGGATATTTCCTCATTAAAATGCCTGTAGTTACAGTAGATCAGTGGTTCCCAGCCTTTTTGTCCACTGTGCCGCCGGAGCCCGATCAGATGGGCTCAGGCTCAGGTTCTCTCCTTTATTCTACCATTTTTCTTCATGAGCCGGCTCGATAAAAGATCGGTGTCGAGAAAAAACTGCGTCTGTGGTTGATCCATGGAAGCATCTGTGAATCCATTCACGATGAAGTTATCTTGGCATTGTCTGTTTTTCCAACGTTTCATTTATACCACCAAATTCATACAGTCCATCATTTAGTAACTAACTGCTCTGCATtcttttatatactgtatatattatatactgaaaacagagaaacaacaaaacaccaaaaataCTAAACAGACACTTAAACCGGCAcatgaaacgctctgtttttaaaatcccTGATCTCGGTGGTCAATATGGGCAATAACAGCAAAACCTTCTGCCATGTAGAGTAAGTTCACAGAGACAAGAGATGAGTGAGGAAAGTGTTTTAATCGAAGGGCAGCGCTGGCGCTCAGGTGTCGACTCCAGGTGAGGTTCCCCCAGGGCCTCAAAAATGTATTGAGccagtttacatttttacatttgcatCTGACCTGTCGCCTCATCTGCTGATCATTTGAAGTAGATGAATTTGGACGATTCAATcaattatttattacttttacGCAGTGTTGCAAAAGACAGAGAAGCTAAAGTAAAGATATCAGGATGACATATTACTTTGGTAACAGTGGATTCATCCATATGTATCCATACATGACTGATATTAACTGCACTGAAATATCAAGAGAAATCTTCTGGTAAGAAACATACCCAAGTAtcagaagtaaaagtaaatcatgttttgtgtttgaacaTGCTGTGTAGAACGATTATCAGCCCGACTGATTATCAGATTCaatgttcagcatttttctgattgttGAAatcgtagttttgtttttgatttttttgtttttgtcaatttCCAATTAAAGTTCTGTTGAATATCTGAAACTTTGACTCTAATGAGGTTCTTGACTGGATGAACTCAGATTCAGACAGTTCGGAGAGTTTTTTGACGATAAAAATCCCATTGGTGTGATCATTTTCATCTCCAACACAAATACCTGGATATACAATATATCTCTGAATTACAATGAATAATTAGATACATAAAAATGATATTtaagaatgtaaaaaaataaatgattattgaTAGCTGAGCCACCCCAAAGCCTTTCCATCTCTCACCTGGTGTCCTGAGGAACCACTGCCACAGATCACCAGGTGAGTTTTCAGTCTGAGGACGACGGCTGTGACCTTTTATAAAACTCAGGTGTCAGATTTTAGATGGAAGTGTCGTCTCTCATGTCAGGCAAACTGACTAAATCAAACAACGGGCCATTTCAAAAGCATTTTCCTTCTGTATGGATCCATATAATGGCAATAAGGCGTAAAACAATGATGATAGTTTAGAGTTCTGAACATTTCATTTGTTAGTTCCATCAGTTCCCAGAAAACATTTAGAACAATGATGTCCAGTCGTCTGTATTGTTGcagtaaaagttttaaaatattcttAGATCAGTTGGTCTTTAATAAagataaccaaaaaaaaaaactgcaccaAAATACTGGACAGCAGCTCCGTCGGTCTCAGTGGTGGATCTGAAGTTCTGACCTGTGCCTGCTCCTCCAGGCAGGACCGAGCAAATACTGAAATGTCTCGGCTAAATGACCTGATGACACATTTGCATAACATCCCTCTCTTTCATTGACCCACATGACAACAGTGCGGAGGGCTGATAATAGGTTACAGATCGGCAGATTTCATTTACGGGCCCATCATTTCCCCAGAATACTCTGGTAGTGAGGATGCTCCTGTCGCCTAGCAACACCTGGGGATAAAAGTGGCCAGCAGCTGAGCATGAAAGTCATCCACAGAGCGAGCCGGAGAGGAGAGCATCTTCAGCCCTCACATCCGCTGGCTTATTGGTGATCTGGTGCAGGTTGGATTTTAAAATTGGAAGGAAAGCCCTTAAAGGGATGAATTTTCAACACGGTAGCGCCCCCTGTGGTGATTACAGATAGTACAAAAACATTCCTACCTGTTCTGTGACGCTTCCTGTGTTCGGTGTTATTCGAAGCTGCTGATGTGGAAGGAATCATAATGAGCAGTATGGTGTTATTGAACTCTCTGTCGACATGCCTGACCGTCCGGCCGGCTCTGCGATAACAGCTCCGTCCCTCCGAGGGCAGATTTCAGCTTTGATGCTGTAATTGAAATTTCAGAAAAGATTTATTTGAACCCAAAACTGGTTGCTGTTTAAGTGAGGCAGACAGGTTATTAAGTTTCTTTCACAGCATGATCAGCTTATTTCTCAGTGGCTGTTTCACTGCTGCAGACGCACTGTCAGCTGAAATAATCCTCCAAGTCACCGGTGTGTATCCATCGAAGATCAGCACTGCAAATAATCTCAATGTTTAGTCAATGAGTACAGGGCCCCTTCTTCTTAAAAGTTGTTCTGCATTCAGGACAAACACACGTCTGTCTGTTCAATCACAGCCTGGCTGAGGCCATTCTCAGCTTATCCACTGTTATTGGCATATTCTTAGGCGGtccacagaaataaaacaaagcagcagggGAGTTGTTTTCTGTTCATATCTTTGCTTCTTGGTATTTATAGTTTTCAGGAATTCAATTTCCTCCAGACGTTGCCTTCCAAACGATGGTGTCTTATGTGGATAAGAGCTCTCTGCAGGCTGTGATGAAGAATCCTGCTGGGAAGGATGGAATTATGTATTATATTTACTTATAGCATCCTTATATACAAGATGCTCTTTGGTGCTACATCCTAAACTGCAACAGCGAcgcagtgtttctgtgtgctaCCCTTCATGTTGCTCCAGGGTTACATGCGACCACTACgctctctgtctgcagagaTAACTGATGCCACGTAACATAACAGGAGACACAACCCAACGTGTGTCAATCAACTACTCCCACCAAAACAACAGGAGACACAATTG of the Sparus aurata chromosome 18, fSpaAur1.1, whole genome shotgun sequence genome contains:
- the nanos1 gene encoding nanos homolog 1, with translation MDFLNHNYLNARSPYDYTFNFWNDYLGLTTLVTKNNKLSMPQNPNSITESLKATLGLDDSPACPCVIAGGVGESGHMDCCCPSGSPPPASILDLKERFSILSPFQNQLGVQPEREVGFGGSFAGFDLFGMERKMRKPASRSKQEPKICVFCRNNGAPEEVYGSHVLKTPDGRVVCPILRAYTCPLCSANGDNAHTIKYCPLSKDQPSQRPLKGGRAVGGKRMKIF